The following coding sequences are from one Neovison vison isolate M4711 chromosome X, ASM_NN_V1, whole genome shotgun sequence window:
- the LOC122897522 gene encoding H/ACA ribonucleoprotein complex subunit 1-like translates to MKALAKEGRMRPVTGQAELSPPLFPKTLTLKITSLFRGRGGFNKGQDLGPLEHVVLLGEFLHPCKDDTVCSCTTDEKKMSYFNAPVDLQNKEQLGKVEEICGQLRDFSLSVKLSENIKASSFKKKLQKFYTDPNKLIPLQGFLSQHPGEKGTPTGGSRGGQGEGRGEDDRGERGRGSRGFKGGRGGGGFRGRGH, encoded by the exons ATGAAGGCACTTGCAAAAGAAGGCCGAATGCGGCCTGTCACAGGCCAAGCAGA GTTATCTCCTCCACTTTTCCCCAAGACCCTAACTTTGAAAATAACATCACTCTTTCGTGGCCGTGGAGGTTTTAACAAAGGCCAGGACCTAGGACCTCTGGAACATGTAGTTTTATTAGGAGAGTTCCTACATCCCTGCAAAGATGACACAGTCTGTAGTTGTACTACAGATGAAAAGAAGATGTCTTATTTCAATGCTCCAGTTGATTTACAGAACAAAGAACAACTTGGTAAGGTGGAGGAAATATGCGGACAACTTAGAGATTTTAGTTTGTCTGTGAAATTGTCAGAAAATATTAAGgcatcttcctttaaaaaaaaactgcagaaGTTCTATACAGACCCAAATAAACTGATACCATTGCAGGGGTTTTTATCCCAACATCCAGGTGAGAAGGGAACCCCAACAGGTGGTAGCAGGGGAGgccaaggagagggaaggggagaagatgacagaggagaaagaggacgtggaagcagaggcttcaaaggaggaaggggtggtggtggtttcaGAGGGAGAGGACACTAA